DNA sequence from the Candidatus Zixiibacteriota bacterium genome:
CGAGGCGCGCTTCGAAGTCCACCCAGCCCAGCAGATCAGTCTCGAGACCATATTCGAGAGTTGTGGTTTCGCCGGTGGCGAGCACGTGGGCGAGCGCCTTCATCTGCATATCCCCGACTTCTGCCGGCACGGCTTCGCGCACGGTTTTGTTGAGAATCAGGGATTCGATGTGCGCCAGATACTCCGGGCGTCCGCCCTGGACTTCGAGAATCCGGCCTTCGCGGTTAATCAAGAGGATGTAGTCCGGGATCGCCATCAGAAGGGCGCGATGACGGTATTCGGTGGCGCGCAATTGCTGCTGGAGGCGGTGACGTTCGGTAACATCGACGCCGATGGCAATGGCGACGGTTTCACCGGTTTCTTCGTCGGTGAAGGATGAGTTCGACCAGAGGACCGTCCGAGTGCTGCCGTTCTTGGTCAGCAGCGGCCCTTCGTAGGAGTCATGCGGATGTTCGCGCACCCATCGGCCAAAATCACGCAGACCCGGATGGTGCTGGTCGGCCGGCAGGAAAGTTTGGGGCCAGTTCCGGCCGATGACCTCGGCGGCGGCGTAGCCGGTGACGCGTTCGCTTTCACGGTTAAAGGTACGGATATTGGCGTTTTCGTCGAGGCAGATGATCAGGAAATTGGCGGTCTGGAGGATCGACTCGGAGAAGTTGCGTTCGCGGAGCATCTTCTGCGTCAGTTTGACGCGTTCATCGATGTCGGTAGCTTCGATCAACACGCGGTTGCAGGAGCCATCGTCTTCGATCACGGGCTGGATCTGCGTCAAGAACCACTTGGGTACGCCGGCGACATAGGATTGCGCTTCGATGGCTTCGGCCTGGCGATTGTCGATAACGCGGCGGATAGATGCCAACTGGCGCGCGGCGATTTCCGGCGGAAACAGCTCTTGCATCTTCCGGCCCATGAAGTTTTCCGGGACGCCGCCGAGCATTGCCGCGGCGACCGGATTGAGGAAGTGGACCAGGCCGTCATAGTCGAACGAGGCGATGGCGTTGCGGGCCATGCTGACCAGCGTGCGATAGCGACGCTCGCTGTCGCGGAGAGATTCCTCGGCGCGGCGGCGCTCGTGGATTTCTTCCGCCAGCATGTTGCGCGCCTTATCGAGTTCCGAGCGTTCGCGGAAGATTCTTTCCTGCAGGCGGCGGACAGCGCGCTCTTGTTTTTCCTGGAGGGCCTGGAGGTCGCCGATGTCGTGGCAGTTGACGATCGCGGCGACGACCTTGCCGTTTTCAAAGACCGGCGCCGCATGGGCTGACCACCAGCCGAGTTTGCCGTCGGTGCGAACGTGAACGAATTCCGCCTGCGCTTCGCAGCCTTCGATAAAAATGAGGTCGAGGTGCTGGCGCAGCATGCGATGAAATTCGGGGAGGGCTTGATCGAAGATCGTGGTGCCGAGCACCTTGTCGATGGCGGTCTCAACTTCGAGATTGTTGACGTAGAGCACCTTGCCATCACGGTCAACAAGCAGAATAACGTCCGGGTTGAGCTCGGTCAGTTGTTGCCAATCGATAACTGACCGCAGATGATCCGGAATCGGGAGTTTGGTGCTACTCATTAACGCCCGCCCAGCAAGAGTGAATCGGAGACCGGAAGTGACAAATCCGCGTCGCAACCGGGGTATACGCAAATATACGCAATCGTCGCGGGTTGTCAATCGGTTGGCGGAGATAGTTTGGCCGGCAAGCGAGCTTCGCATCAAAATACGCGAATTCTCGACACGGGGATTTTCTTAGAAATTGGGGTTGACAATCTTCTGCGATCCACTAAATTCTGTCAAGAACTGACCGATGGTCAATAAATGACTGAATTTCGATTCCGAGGCATTTGCGGATGACGACGGCGGAAAGAAGAGAACGGGAGAAGCAGAAGCGGATCGAGCTGATTATGGACGCTGCGCTCGAGGTGTTCGCCGAGAAGGGACTGAAGAATGCCAAGATGGAGGATGTTGCCGAGAAGGCGGAGTTAAGCAAGGGGACGATTTACTTGTACTTCAAGAGCAAGGAGCACCTGTTCTACGCGATCGACATGCGGGCCGGCCGGATGTTGCGCGAGCGATTTGCGGAGGCCTACAAAGCGGCTGCTACCGGCCGGGCGCGGGTGAGAGAGATCGGGCGGGCGTACTACAAGTTCTGTTTCGAGTATCCAAACTACTTCCGGGCGATGTCGTATGTCGAAGCGATGGATCCGCAGACGTTCGGGGCGATTGCCAGCGAGATGAGAGACAAGGGAGTTGAGGGATACAAGGATTCGTCACTGGCGATCCTGGCGGAGGCGATCGAGTCGGGGCATAAGGACGGGTCAATCGCGAAGGACGTGCACCCGTGGTTGACGGCGATCTTGTTGTGGTCGACCAGCAACGGCGTGATTCAGATGATCAAGAATCGTGGGGAGTTTCTGAAGCTGTTTGATCTTGAGGTCGACCGGTTGTATCCAGCAAAGGAGCAAATGGTTGACCGCGGTTTGGCGCCGGTAAAGAAACCGAAGGGATAGGAAATGAGAAAGGTACGGCATTTTTTTTGCAACAAAGCTGACTATCAGTCAGTAAATGAACGACAGACAGTGGAGGCGAATATGCGAATGATCTTGATGTATGTAATGGCAATTCTCTTGAGCGCGCCGTCGTTGCGGGCGCAGGGAGAAGATGGCGGTGGCGGAGGAAGTGGTGCCGCTCAAAAGCTGGGATCGGTGCGAGGAGTTGTTATTGACGCGGAGACCGGCGCACCGCTGCCGGGGGCGTCAGTGCGCGTCCTGAGCACAGAGCGCGGCGTAGCCGCTGGTCAGTCAGGCGAATATCGGATTACGGGTCTGCCGATCGGCAACTATTCGCTGCAATATACGGTGATCGGATATGAGCCGCGGACGGTGACGGATGTGATCATTCGTGCGGGCCGGACGACGGTCGTCGATGCGCGGTTGCAGGTGCGCATGACCGAGGTGGCGGGGGTGACGGTTGATGCCGGGTACTTTGCGGATTCGCCGAGCGAGCCGACGAGCACGACGCAGTTTTCGGCGGAGGAGGTGCGGCGATCGCCGGGTTCGGCGGGCGACGTCAGCCGGATCGTGTTCAGCCTTCCGAGCATCGCCAAGGTCAACGACCAGGTCAACAACCTGATTGTGCGTGGCGGAAGTCCGACCGAGAATTCGTTTTACATCGACAACATCGAGATACCCAATATCAATCACTATCCTTTGTTCGGGACTTCGGGCGGGCCGATCAGCCTCGTGAATACGGATTTCATTCAGGATGTGAGTTTCTCGGCGGGCGGATTCTCGGCGGCGTACGGGGATCGGCTGTCGTCGGTGATGGCGCTGACGTTTCGGGAGGGGAACCGCGAGGAATTCGATACCCAGGCCGATCTGAATTTTGCCGGATTTGGCGTGGTCGGAGAAGGTCCGCTGGGCACGCGGCGCGGCTCGTGGTTGTTTTCGGCGCGGCGCAGCTACCTGGACTTGCTGGTGGATGCGATCGGGACCGGCGTCGTACCGCGTTATTCCGACTATCAGGGGAAGCTGGTCTATGATCTGTCGAGCAAACATCGGCTGTCGCTGCTGGGAATCCTGGGCATCGACTACATCAATTTTGAGCGCGCGAATGCGATCGAGGACGGGAATGTCACCGACGGCTGGTCGGACGGTCACGAGTATGCCGTGGGGGCGACCTGGCGTTACCTGTGGGGCAGGCGCGGGTATTCGACGACGTCGCTGTCGTACCTGGCGACGAAGACCGCGGCCAACTACTTCGAAACGAGCACCGGCAAGGAGCTGGTGCGTCAGAACAACCGTGACGGCGCGGCGCAACTGCGCAATGTCAACCTGTTCCGCATCAACGAGCACCATGAACTGGAATTTGGCGTCGAGGCGAAGTACGAGCTGGATCGCTATGACTACTATGCGGCCGACTATACTGATTTCTTCGGGGACTCGATTCCACCGCTGGTGATCGGTGATCGGATCGAGTCGCCGCGAGTCGGGGGATTCGCAAGCTACGTGGTGCGGCCAGCCGATCGATTGACGGCGACGTTGGGCGCGCGTTACGACTATTTTGAATACACGAAGAACGCGAGTCTGGCGCCGCGGGCAGCGCTGGCGTACCGCTTCAGCGAGCGCACCAGTGCCAATCTGGCGGCGGGGATGTACAGCCAGACCATGCCGATCGTGCTGTTGTCGCAACAGGAGCGCAACCGACGGCTGAGGGATCCGCGGGCGTATCATGCCATCGTCGGGTTGGATCACATGCTGAGCGCCGACACGCGCTGGCGGCTGGAGGGATACTACAAGTGGTATGAGCGGTTTCCGATGAGCACCGACCAGCCGGAGTTGTTCATCATCGACGAGATGATTTACAGTAACTACTTCTTCTATCATCCGAATCTGCGCGACGACGGCAAGGCGCGGTCGTACGGCGTGGAGATGACGCTGCAGAAGAAGTTGCGGCAGGGGCTGTACGGGCTGGTGAGCGGCGCGTGGTTCCGCTCGCAGTATCGCGACGTGAACGGGGTCTGGCGCAACCGAACCTTCGACAATCGCGTGGTCTTCAGTGCCGAAGGGGGCTACAAGCCGAACGCCAAGTGGGAGTATTCACTGCGCTGGGTGTATGCGGGGGGCGCGCCGTACACACCGCTGGACTTGGAGGCGTCGCAGTTGATCAATCGGTCGGTCTACGACCAGGGGCAGGTGAATGAGGCACGCTATCCCAATTATCATTCGCTCAATCTGCGGGTCGACCGGCGGTTCAATTTCCAGCGCTCGAATCTGATCGTCTACCTGTCAATCTGGAATGCCTATAACCGCAAGAACGTGGCCAACTATTATTGGAATGAGCACGAGAAGAAGCAGGATGAAATCCTGCAATGGAGCATGTTGCCGGTGTTCGGATTGGAGTTTGAGTTTTGAGCGCGGAGTCAATGGGGTGGGTGAAGGGATTTGAACCCTCGGCCCTCAGAGCCACAATCTGATGCTCTAACCAGCTGAGCTACACCCACCATCCGGGGTTGGAGAATATACGGGCGGGCGGAGGGAAATGCAACGGGCAAAATCAGGGCGGGGAGGGTCGGCTGACGCGCCGGGGGCGGTGCGAGAAATCTTGATCTGCCTGAGTCAGATTGCCCACACGCACCCGCCGGCGACAAGCCAGCCGCATCCGACAGCGACTGTCGGTCGCGGCACGCCCCGGATCGGCATCAACCACCAGAACGCCGAAGTCCCCGAAGCGCCGGGGCCGGATGTATCAGTTGTGTATGAAGGCTGAATTCTGCGTCCACCTAGGACGCAACGTCCGGCGCAGCCCGCTGGACACCGGACAACAACGGCGATGAGTGAGGGCATCGGCCGCCATGCTGGTGCGTCGACAAAGCGAGATCGGAGAGATCAATCAGAGGGGATAGCCCACGAGGTCGACGTCCATGTCTCCGCGCATAATATAGCCTACATCCGCCGATTTTAGCAACCGGCAAAATTTGAACAACCAAGAGTCGGCAGGGTTCCCGATTCCTGCGGGGGTGAGAGAGCCAGAAAGAAAAACGAGGACGGCCCGATCCGGCGCCGTCCTCGACAGGGGTCTTTGAAAGTGGTCGGCTGGGACTATGGTTTCCAGTGTTCCCAGACGTGTCCGACCAGCTCGGGGCCGGGACGCAGCGTCGGCTGACCGGGAGTCCAGCCGGCGGGTGTCACCTCACCAGTGTTGCGAACGTGCTGGAACGCTTGCACCTGGCGGATGAACTCATCGATGTTGCGTCCGACCGGCGGGGTCATGATTTCCGCGGCCTGGATGACGAAATCGGGATCGATGAGGAAACGGCCGCGGATGTTGACGCCGCTGGCTTCGTCATAGACGCCGTACACCTGTCCGATGGAGCCGCCGGGGTCGGTGGCCATGGGGTACGGGAAGCCGCCGGGGATCATCCGGGAGAGTTCAGTTTCCTGCCAGATCTTGTGAGTGAAGCGGCTGTCGACACTGATCGACATGACGTGGACGCCGAGTTTATTGAGTTGATCTTTGCGGGCGGCAACTGCCGCCAATTCGGTTGGTCAGACGAAGGTGAAATCGCCGGGGTAGAAGCAGACGACGATCCATTTGCCCTTATGACTGGACAGCTTGATGTTTTCGAAGCCGCCGTTGACGAAGGCGGTGGCCTCAAAATCGGGCGCGGGCGAGCCCACGCGCGCCAGCGGACGCGGCGGAGAAGACATTGGCGTCATAGTGGTCTCCTTGATCGGGGATTCGAGGATGGGACCGCGCGCCGGTTGTGCGCACTTGTCTTTCGGTTTATCCATAGCGAAACCTCCGAGATTTCCTGTCGCAACAGGAAGGGTAATAGACTTCACTGGCAAAGATACAGTCACGAAGTGAACGCGGTCAAGGAAGATCGAGAAAAACGGCAACGAATATTCCGGTTGCGCGGGACGAAAGACGCGAGCAACTTGCAGACGATCTTAACCAGGAGGAGACTATGGCAAGGACGTGTGCGAACGCGATCGTGGTGTTCGTCTTGATGACGGCAGCGGCGGTCGCGGAGACGGCGCCGGTGCAGCCGTTGCATCCGGTGACGACGTATTCGATCGTGGCGTATGACAGTGCCACGGGGCAATTCGGCGCGGCGGTGCAGTCACACTATTTCAAAGTGGCGGATGTGATCTGGGTGGAGCCGAATGTCGGCGCGGTGGCGACGCAATCGCTGGTGGATTTCAATTATGGGCCGCTCGGCTTAACGCTGCTGCGCTACGGCAAGACGGCGGCGCAGACGCTGGGCGGGTTGCTCGTGACCGACCCACAGCATCAGGTGCGGCAGGTGGCGATTGTCGATCGCAATGGGAATGTCGCGACGCATACGGGCGATAAGTGCATCCCGTATGCCGGGCACTACAGCGGGCATCACTACAGCGTGCAGGCGAATTTGATGCGGGATTCAACGGTGTGGGGTGCGATGGCGAAGGCGTTCGAAACGACCAGGGGCGATCTGGCGGAACGGATGATGGCGGCGCTGGAAGCGGCGGAAGGCGAAGGGGGCGATATTCGGGGCAAACAGTCGGCGGCGATGGTGGTCGTGACGGGCAAGCCGACGGGATTACCGTGGAAGGATCGGCTGGTGGATTTGCGGGTGGACGATTCGCCCGAGCCGCTCACGGAGTTGCGACGGCTGCTGAATATTGACCGCGCTTATGACCACATGGACAAGGGGGACGAATACATCGCGGTCAACGACATCGCCGCGGCGAACCGGGAGTATGCGCTGGCAGCGGAGCTGGCGCCGGGGAATCCGGAGATTGTCTTCTGGCACGCCGTAACGCTGGTGGAGGCGGGCAAGGTCGACGACGCGCTGCCGTTGTTCAAGCAGGTGTTTGCCCAGGATGCGGCGTGGCGCGTGTTGGTGCCACGGCTGGTGAAGAGCGATTTGCTGCCGGATGATCCGAAGTTGATCGAGCGCATCGTGGCGCAGTAGGGCGTTTTCAGCGGGCGCGCTCGAAGACGATATTCCTGGCGGTGAAATCGGCGCACGCCTTCTGATGACCGAGAAATTCGCCGAAGTCTTCCGGGCGGATCAGTGGCGCGGCGAGCGAGTGGCGCCGGACGAGCGCGATCCGGTCGCCGGCCTGGGAGGCGGACAGGCTGAGTGTCCCGAAACGCGAGGCGACCGAATCGATCGGCGGTAGTTGAATCGCCTGCCAATCCTCCGGAAAGGCGATGTTAAAGCTGTCGAGCGACGTTGCGGCATAGCCGAAGTCGAGTGGTTGCGCGCGCTTGGTGGTGTCGGGTCGCTCGGCTCCGATGATCGAGGGGACGGCGTCGGGGTCGAGGTGAACGCGATTGTCGAGAACGATGCCGGCGCGGCGGAGATTCCCGGAGACGCGGCACACAAAGCGAGACAGCGTGGAATCATAGCGGTCGAAGGTGCATTCGAGGTCTTTCAGGGGCGCGGGAATCAGTTTCTGGCGGCGCAGGTACTCGCCGAACTCCTCGGCGGTCAGGTTATGCGCGGCGTATTTCAAGGTGTGGCTGAGATTGCCGACGGCTTCCAGGTCAATCGCCAGCAGCGCGGAGAGGTCGGGGTTGAGCATCATGCGAATGCGTCGCAACACCAGATTATCCGCGGCTTCAGACTCCGGCAGACGGACGAGGCGGCCGGAGTCGGGATCGATGATCAGTCCATAGGTGCCCTCATCCGCTTCCGGCAAGTCGCCGAGGGCACAGACATTGCAGGTGGGGTCGACCCAGGTAGTATCAGCGCCAATCGTGTAGAGGAGAATGGCGTGGTTGAAATTGGAAAGGGTGGGAAAGCCGGGGTCGATGTGCCCCTCGTCCCGTGTGCGCAGGAGCACCAGGTGGGCGCTGACTCCAAGTTCGTTCAGAAGCGCGGCATAAAGGGTGGAAAGATCTTTACAGTCACCGTAACGGTTCTTGTAGGTAGCGCCGGCGGCATGGGGTTGCCAGCCACCAATGCCGATGTTGATCGAGACGTAGCGCTGGCGCGACATCAAGTGTTCGTGCAGGGTGTTCAAGTCGGACGCAACGGCTGACCACCGCGCGGCTGCAGCTTTGGATTCAGAGTCGAGGGCGAAGGCGGAAGCGGCAATGGCATCGTAACTGGCGGCGAGTGACGCCCAACTCTCGCCGTCGATGACGAATCGCTTAAGGCGGGTCTGCCGGGGAGCGAATTCGACGCGCAGTTGTGATTCGAAGGCGGGCGGTGCGAGCGGTTCAGCCTTGAAGGCGGCGACGCTGTCGAGCGACCAGGTGCAGGTGCGCCACTTGCCGTCGGGGTCAACCGTAACCGTCGGTTCCGGCAGCGCGCCGACGGGGCGGTAGCGAAACTCGGTTGCGGCCGGGACGATCACGGTATAGACGCTGCGGGCGACAGGCACAGACTTCTGGGGCAGCCAGTCGTGCCAGAAGAACAGCGAGGACAGTTTCAATTCGTAGGTGTAGTCGATAGTAAAGGGATAGTTGCCGGCGCTGAGGGTTGTCGCCAAGAAGCAGATGTCGTCATACAACGAGAAGGAGGCGCCGAAACCGCAGGTGCGGACCAGGTCTTTGCGCTTGCGCTCGAGGATGACCGCGCCGTCGGTGGACCGGACACGGCCGGCAAAATCAGCGACTTTGACGAAATCGTTTTCGTAGAGGTCGATGGCGCAGCGCTCGAGGCCGCCTTCACGCAGGATACGAATCTGCGCGTGATAGAAATATTTCGCTGTGCCATCGGAAGCGAGGAGGATGCGGCTGTCTTCCGATTCAACGATGGCCGCGGCTTTGAGGGTATCGAAGGCAGAAACGGCATTCGTGGCCGCAAGGGTAACTTGCCCGGGAGGGATGACAGCGGCGCACCAGCAAAGCGCCAGTGCCGTCAGGACGACTTTCAAAGGGTAACGCTTGATCATGGCGTCAGTCCGCCGCACCAATGGCCAGCACGCACTGATCGGAGCCCGCTTGCGCGATCTTCTCGTAGGTCTCGCGCAGGGCGGCGTACTCGGAGGGGGCGAACAGGCTTTTTTCAACGATCAGTTGCGTCATGATCCGCGCCTGATTACCGGCCTGAAGAACCATACGGGAGTAGCCTAAACCCCGCACAGTGGCGGTCAAGTTTTGCGGCACGGACTTGAGTGTGAGTGAATCGCCGGGGACAATCTCGACGGATTCGGTAACAGTAAACGGGTAAGCGAAGTCCACCGGGAAGAAGCGATACTTCTTCTTGAAGGGGTTGGACTTGAGGGCGAACAAGAGCGGTGCGGTGACGAGGTTGTTGTCAACCAGATCGCTGTGATTCGTGAGGCGGAAGACCATGTCGATGCCGACGCTGTCGGCGCCGGGAATTTCGAGAAAGGAGTAATCGAGGAGTTCGAACGAGGGCTGATCGTCTTCAAGCAGAGTTTCCTTGACGTCGTCGGCCTCGGGTTGGGCAACCAGCAGTTTCTTGTAGGCGCTGAGCAGATGGCCGACGATAGTGACATGCGTGGAGCAAATGGCGCTGCCGTCGGCCACGAGTGACATTCTGGTTGAGCTGTGGAATCCGCTGGTGCGGCTGGGAGGCTTAATGGGAACCGGCTGCGATTTCTTGCCGGCCAGAACCAAGCCGCCGCTGACGAGAGATTCGGGCGGCAGGTACGGAAATGGCACCCAGCGCTCGCTGCAATCGAGGACGTTGGACTGCGCGCCGACGGTCACGAGGCAGATCAGGTGGTTGAACTGATTGAGGTCGTGCACGTCGCTGTTGAAGAGTGCGTACGAGCGAGTACCGATCAGCACCGGGTTGGCGATGATGCCGGCATCGCGCAGCATTTGGATCAAGAGCAGGTTCTTGCCAGTGGCGGAACCACGACGGTCGGCCAGAGTCTTTTCGATAGCCTGGGGCGAGAGCACATATTCGTCTTCGATATCGACAGTCAAGATTTCGAGGCGGACAAAGTCGTACAGCGCCTTGATCTTTGCGACCGGATCGGTGAGGGTATCGGTCAGCGCCAGCGCCTGCTCTTTGACGCCTTTGTCATGATTGATGGCCGACTCCAAATACTGCTTCTCGACAAGCTCCGCCAGACTGGGCCAGTCCTCGATGAAAGTGATATTGTTGAATTCATCTTTGAAGCTGACGAGCTGGAAGAACAAGGCGGCACGGTAGCTGTTGACGGCCGCCATGTAGGGTTCCGATTCGACCGGGAAGATGTTGGTCAGCCGCCAGGTGAACTTGATCGGCATTTCGCCGCGGTTGTCAAGTTCCTCGCGCACCGGTTCGCGCAGTTCGATCGGTACGTTATGCGTCACCGCCGTGTAGTTGAGACCGCGGTGAATCAGGGCGGCGAATTCCGACTCATAGGCAAACAGCCGTCCCTGGAAGTACCAGGGTTCAAGAAAGCCGAAGTCACTGCTGACGACGCTGTACTTGTACTCGACGATACAGCCGTCCTCCACGGCGGGGAAGGTAAAGGTGAAGTACTCGAGGCGCTTGCCGACTTTCTTGGTGAACGTATCCTTCTTGTCGAGTTTGATCTTGCGGCCGTCAGGAAGGTAAGTCACGGCCTCAAAGCCGCGAAAACTCTCATGCCGATAGAGCGGTATTTCGATGGCAATGGCTTCGGCGGCGCCGGCCTTGTTGAGGACACGGGCGCGGACGTGACGTCGGAAAGTCGTGACGTTGCCTTCGTAAGGTTGTTCAACCTCAAGCGATCCGACATCGAAGATGACGACGGCAGCGGCCTCGGGAAAGCTGGCCGGGGCGCCAATCGCCCAGTCGGCCGCGGTCATCTTGCCCCACTGATGTTTGTCTTCAGCCGATGTCGTTGCCAACGCAGCCAAAGCGAGAGAGGCCGCGACGCCGATGGACAGGCGCAAGTTGTTCAACATAATCCCTCTTTTGGCAAGCGCGACTGAAACGTCCTGCAGTCATAATGCCTGACGACAAGAAACGCCGCGCGCCTCCAGTTAATGGTTGCAGCAGTTCTCGAGGAACATGGTTAACAAAGTCGTGATTGTCAATCACAGTGGATCCGCCCGGGGACTGAGTTGTTGGTGCGACGAGTTTCATTCCGAGGTCATTCCAAAGGAGCCGGAGGTTTTGGCTTTCTGCGCGACCGTTGTACGAAAAGAGACGAAGTTGTCAAACTGCTTCGTATCGAGGATGCTCTGCGGGCGCGCCAGATTACAGGTGATGATGAGCTGGCTGGCGACGAGTAGACTTGTGGGCCAGTCGGGAGTCTTCGGCATGT
Encoded proteins:
- a CDS encoding TonB-dependent receptor, giving the protein MRMILMYVMAILLSAPSLRAQGEDGGGGGSGAAQKLGSVRGVVIDAETGAPLPGASVRVLSTERGVAAGQSGEYRITGLPIGNYSLQYTVIGYEPRTVTDVIIRAGRTTVVDARLQVRMTEVAGVTVDAGYFADSPSEPTSTTQFSAEEVRRSPGSAGDVSRIVFSLPSIAKVNDQVNNLIVRGGSPTENSFYIDNIEIPNINHYPLFGTSGGPISLVNTDFIQDVSFSAGGFSAAYGDRLSSVMALTFREGNREEFDTQADLNFAGFGVVGEGPLGTRRGSWLFSARRSYLDLLVDAIGTGVVPRYSDYQGKLVYDLSSKHRLSLLGILGIDYINFERANAIEDGNVTDGWSDGHEYAVGATWRYLWGRRGYSTTSLSYLATKTAANYFETSTGKELVRQNNRDGAAQLRNVNLFRINEHHELEFGVEAKYELDRYDYYAADYTDFFGDSIPPLVIGDRIESPRVGGFASYVVRPADRLTATLGARYDYFEYTKNASLAPRAALAYRFSERTSANLAAGMYSQTMPIVLLSQQERNRRLRDPRAYHAIVGLDHMLSADTRWRLEGYYKWYERFPMSTDQPELFIIDEMIYSNYFFYHPNLRDDGKARSYGVEMTLQKKLRQGLYGLVSGAWFRSQYRDVNGVWRNRTFDNRVVFSAEGGYKPNAKWEYSLRWVYAGGAPYTPLDLEASQLINRSVYDQGQVNEARYPNYHSLNLRVDRRFNFQRSNLIVYLSIWNAYNRKNVANYYWNEHEKKQDEILQWSMLPVFGLEFEF
- a CDS encoding PAS domain-containing protein, giving the protein MSSTKLPIPDHLRSVIDWQQLTELNPDVILLVDRDGKVLYVNNLEVETAIDKVLGTTIFDQALPEFHRMLRQHLDLIFIEGCEAQAEFVHVRTDGKLGWWSAHAAPVFENGKVVAAIVNCHDIGDLQALQEKQERAVRRLQERIFRERSELDKARNMLAEEIHERRRAEESLRDSERRYRTLVSMARNAIASFDYDGLVHFLNPVAAAMLGGVPENFMGRKMQELFPPEIAARQLASIRRVIDNRQAEAIEAQSYVAGVPKWFLTQIQPVIEDDGSCNRVLIEATDIDERVKLTQKMLRERNFSESILQTANFLIICLDENANIRTFNRESERVTGYAAAEVIGRNWPQTFLPADQHHPGLRDFGRWVREHPHDSYEGPLLTKNGSTRTVLWSNSSFTDEETGETVAIAIGVDVTERHRLQQQLRATEYRHRALLMAIPDYILLINREGRILEVQGGRPEYLAHIESLILNKTVREAVPAEVGDMQMKALAHVLATGETTTLEYGLETDLLGWVDFEARLAKCGPDECVLVARDVTQRKIFERALRTSEEEHRFLVDQLQAGVVVHAPDGRVLRVNEAAARLLGRTVEQMLHQSSLTDWQFLNEDGGPAVPEQYIVNRVIATGKARENVVMGAKIPGSNEIRWALVNGTPDFDESGNLRSVIVCFLDITDRRQFEHDLAQATELLKAQQRDLEASNITLKRLIHSAEEEVDGIRLEINRTVETSIVPTLNRLRERVTPKDLIYIEILESMIRDLGMPVKKKLSEIMISLTPREREICAMIRVGNQSKEIADTLKVSRRTVEKFRQKIRDKLGVKGDKINLISYLNSLDE
- a CDS encoding TetR/AcrR family transcriptional regulator produces the protein MTTAERREREKQKRIELIMDAALEVFAEKGLKNAKMEDVAEKAELSKGTIYLYFKSKEHLFYAIDMRAGRMLRERFAEAYKAAATGRARVREIGRAYYKFCFEYPNYFRAMSYVEAMDPQTFGAIASEMRDKGVEGYKDSSLAILAEAIESGHKDGSIAKDVHPWLTAILLWSTSNGVIQMIKNRGEFLKLFDLEVDRLYPAKEQMVDRGLAPVKKPKG
- a CDS encoding DUF3857 domain-containing protein — protein: MIKRYPLKVVLTALALCWCAAVIPPGQVTLAATNAVSAFDTLKAAAIVESEDSRILLASDGTAKYFYHAQIRILREGGLERCAIDLYENDFVKVADFAGRVRSTDGAVILERKRKDLVRTCGFGASFSLYDDICFLATTLSAGNYPFTIDYTYELKLSSLFFWHDWLPQKSVPVARSVYTVIVPAATEFRYRPVGALPEPTVTVDPDGKWRTCTWSLDSVAAFKAEPLAPPAFESQLRVEFAPRQTRLKRFVIDGESWASLAASYDAIAASAFALDSESKAAAARWSAVASDLNTLHEHLMSRQRYVSINIGIGGWQPHAAGATYKNRYGDCKDLSTLYAALLNELGVSAHLVLLRTRDEGHIDPGFPTLSNFNHAILLYTIGADTTWVDPTCNVCALGDLPEADEGTYGLIIDPDSGRLVRLPESEAADNLVLRRIRMMLNPDLSALLAIDLEAVGNLSHTLKYAAHNLTAEEFGEYLRRQKLIPAPLKDLECTFDRYDSTLSRFVCRVSGNLRRAGIVLDNRVHLDPDAVPSIIGAERPDTTKRAQPLDFGYAATSLDSFNIAFPEDWQAIQLPPIDSVASRFGTLSLSASQAGDRIALVRRHSLAAPLIRPEDFGEFLGHQKACADFTARNIVFERAR
- a CDS encoding DUF3857 domain-containing protein; the protein is MLNNLRLSIGVAASLALAALATTSAEDKHQWGKMTAADWAIGAPASFPEAAAVVIFDVGSLEVEQPYEGNVTTFRRHVRARVLNKAGAAEAIAIEIPLYRHESFRGFEAVTYLPDGRKIKLDKKDTFTKKVGKRLEYFTFTFPAVEDGCIVEYKYSVVSSDFGFLEPWYFQGRLFAYESEFAALIHRGLNYTAVTHNVPIELREPVREELDNRGEMPIKFTWRLTNIFPVESEPYMAAVNSYRAALFFQLVSFKDEFNNITFIEDWPSLAELVEKQYLESAINHDKGVKEQALALTDTLTDPVAKIKALYDFVRLEILTVDIEDEYVLSPQAIEKTLADRRGSATGKNLLLIQMLRDAGIIANPVLIGTRSYALFNSDVHDLNQFNHLICLVTVGAQSNVLDCSERWVPFPYLPPESLVSGGLVLAGKKSQPVPIKPPSRTSGFHSSTRMSLVADGSAICSTHVTIVGHLLSAYKKLLVAQPEADDVKETLLEDDQPSFELLDYSFLEIPGADSVGIDMVFRLTNHSDLVDNNLVTAPLLFALKSNPFKKKYRFFPVDFAYPFTVTESVEIVPGDSLTLKSVPQNLTATVRGLGYSRMVLQAGNQARIMTQLIVEKSLFAPSEYAALRETYEKIAQAGSDQCVLAIGAAD
- a CDS encoding DUF1028 domain-containing protein; its protein translation is MARTCANAIVVFVLMTAAAVAETAPVQPLHPVTTYSIVAYDSATGQFGAAVQSHYFKVADVIWVEPNVGAVATQSLVDFNYGPLGLTLLRYGKTAAQTLGGLLVTDPQHQVRQVAIVDRNGNVATHTGDKCIPYAGHYSGHHYSVQANLMRDSTVWGAMAKAFETTRGDLAERMMAALEAAEGEGGDIRGKQSAAMVVVTGKPTGLPWKDRLVDLRVDDSPEPLTELRRLLNIDRAYDHMDKGDEYIAVNDIAAANREYALAAELAPGNPEIVFWHAVTLVEAGKVDDALPLFKQVFAQDAAWRVLVPRLVKSDLLPDDPKLIERIVAQ
- a CDS encoding peroxiredoxin, giving the protein MDKPKDKCAQPARGPILESPIKETTMTPMSSPPRPLARVGSPAPDFEATAFVNGGFENIKLSSHKGKWIVVCFYPGDFTFVUPTELAAVAARKDQLNKLGVHVMSISVDSRFTHKIWQETELSRMIPGGFPYPMATDPGGSIGQVYGVYDEASGVNIRGRFLIDPDFVIQAAEIMTPPVGRNIDEFIRQVQAFQHVRNTGEVTPAGWTPGQPTLRPGPELVGHVWEHWKP